The Zalophus californianus isolate mZalCal1 chromosome 8, mZalCal1.pri.v2, whole genome shotgun sequence genome has a segment encoding these proteins:
- the LPIN3 gene encoding phosphatidate phosphatase LPIN3 isoform X1, translating into MNYVGQLAGTVLGTMKDIYRGLNPATLSGGIDVLVVKQVDGSFRCSPFHVRFGKLGVLRSREKVVDIEINGEPVDLHMKLGDSGEAFFIQELESDDEHVPPCLCTSPIPCGDLSGLPSDSQVSTASEPEAISDGVPSTGRKKRLRRRKPRRKEGTVAANSSSEELEMGTESELSLLEKPRPEPPGPLSSIRSEGESLPQARDIYPYSDGEWGPQASLPPGGLTSPKSDSELELRTPEPSPPRAESHIQWAWGRLPKVAKAEWPESSKVADGRAGSACPLRGEPSTPSASVAGADPLGPLILQAGAGTDLPPTDAEPPALVGSPLPTPERKETTPQSHRDAGLPLPSKSWSWATLEVPVATRQPEGGSGRKGSLKRSQHLGPSDIYLDDLPSLDSENAALYFPQSDCGLGPRRWSEPNSQKPLGDPNPEQEPEPTLDMVDMIELSLCGGLAESRDISLEKFNQHIVSYQDLVQNPGLLEHPNLVVKINEKHYNWAVAAPMILSLQAFQRNLPKSTVDKLEKEKMPRKGGRWWFSWRRRDFPAGESSAQTEKTTAREQQGEKTDVLSSEDDAPESPVILDASSLPPLTPAYKKSLRLSSNQIRRLNLQEGANDVVFSVTTQYQGTCRCRATIYLWKWDDKVVISDIDGTITKSDALGHILPQLGKDWTHQGITSLYHKIHLNGYKFLYCSARAIGMADLTKNYLQWVSERGCSLPKGPILLSPSSLFSALHREVIEKKPEVFKIACLSDIRQLFLPNEQPFYAAFGNRPNDVTAYQQVGLPESRIFTVNPRGELIQELMKNHKSTYERLGEVVELLFPPVARGPSADLASPEYSNFCYWREPLVTVDLDALA; encoded by the exons ATGAACTACGTGGGGCAACTGGCAGGGACGGTGTTGGGGACGATGAAGGACATATACCGAGGCCTGAACCCGGCCACGCTGAGTGGTGGCATTGACGTGCTGGTGGTGAAGCAGGTGGACGGCTCCTTCCGATGCTCGCCCTTCCACGTGCGCTTCGGCAAGCTCGGCGTCCTGCGGTCTCGGGAGAAGGTG GTCGACATCGAGATCAACGGGGAGCCTGTGGACTTGCACATGAAGCTGGGGGACAGCGGGGAGGCCTTCTTCATCCAGGAGCTGGAAAGCGATGAT GAACACGTACCTCCGTGTCTGTGCACATCGCCCATCCCTTGTGGGGACCTGTCTGGGCTCCCCTCAGACTCCCAGGTGAGCACAGCCAGTGAGCCCGAGGCCATCTCTGACGGGGTGCCCTCCACTGGGCGGAAGAAGAGGCTTCGCAGGAGGAAGCCCAGGCGGAAGGAGGGCACGGTGGCAGCCAATTCTAGTTCGGAGGAGCTGGAGATGGGCACTGAGAGTGAGCTGTCCCTGCTGGAAAAGCCAAGACCAGAGCCCCCAGG CCCCCTCAGCAGCATCCGGTCAGAAGGGGAGTCCTTACCGCAAGCCAGAGACATCTACCCCTACTCTGATGGCGAGTGGGGCCCCCAGGCCAG CCTCCCGCCGGGGGGACTCACGTCCCCTAAGAGTGACTCAGAGCTGGAGCTGCGGACCCCCGAGCCCAGCCCCCCACGAGCTGAATCCCACATACAGTGGGCCTGGGGGAGGCTGCCGAAG GTGGCCAAAGCAGAGTGGCCTGAGTCCTCGAAGGTCGCTGATGGCAGGGCTGGGTCAGCCTGTCCTCTTCGGGGAGAGCCCAGCACCCCCTCCGCTTCTGTGGCTGGTGCGGACCCTTTGGGACCCCTAATCCTGCAAGCAGGGGCTGGTACCGACCTTCCTCCTACTGACGCGGAGCCTCCCGCTTTGGTgggctcccctctccccactcctgagAGAAAGGAGACCACACCTCAGAGCCACAGGGATGCAGGCCTGCCTCTTCCCTCGAAATCCTGGAGCTGGGCCACCCTGGAGGTCCCAGTGGCCACCAGGCAACCAGAGGGGGGCTCTGGGAGGAAAG GCTCCCTGAAGAGAAGCCAGCATCTGGGCCCCAGTGACATCTATCTGGACGACTTGCCCTCTCTGGATTCTGAGAATGCAGCCCTTTACTTcccccagag TGACTGTGGACTGGGGCCCAGAAGGTGGAGTGAACCCAATAGCCAGAAGCCCCTGGGAGACCCCAACCCTGAACAGGAACCAGAACCCACTCTGGACATGGTGGATATGATAGAGCTGTCCCTCTGTGGCGGACTCGCTGAGAGCCGGGACATCTCCCTGG AGAAGTTCAACCAGCACATCGTCTCCTACCAGGACCTAGTCCAAAACCCTGGCCTCCTTGAGCACCCAAACCTGGTGGTGAAGATCAATGAGAA GCATTACAACTGGGCTGTGGCTGCCCCCATGATCCTCTCCCTGCAAGCCTTCCagagaaacttgcccaag AGCACCGTGGACAAACTGGAAAAGGAGAAGATGCCCAGGAAGGGTGGACGGTGGTGGTTTTCCTGGCGACGCCGGGACTTCCCTGCTGGGGAG AGCAGTGCCCAGACTGAGAAAACCACAGCCCGGGAGCAGCAGGG GGAGAAGACTGATGTCCTGAGTAGTGAAGATGATGCCCCAGAGAGCCCTGTGATCCTGGATGCCTCCTCTCTGCCACCCTTGACTCCCGCCTACAAGAAGTCCCTCCGCCTCTCCTCTAATCAGATA CGGCGCCTGAACCTGCAAGAAGGTGCCAATGACGTGGTCTTCAGTGTGACCACCCAGTACCAGGGCACCTGCCGCTGCAGGGCCACCATCTATCTGTGGAAGTGGGACGACAAGGTGGTCATCTCGGACATCGACGGGACCATTACCAA GTCGGACGCTCTGGGCCATATTCTGCCCCAGCTGGGGAAAGACTGGACACACCAGGGCATCACCAGTCTCTACCACAAAATCCACCT AAACGGGTACAAGTTCCTGTACTGCTCGGCACGGGCCATTGGCATGGCTGACCTCACCAAGAACTACCTACAGTGGGTGAGCGAGCGGGGCTGCAGCCTCCCCAAGGGCCCCATCCTGCTGTCTCCCAGCAGCCTCTTCTCCGCCCTCCACAG GGAGGTGATTGAGAAGAAACCAGAGGTGTTCAAAATTGCCTGCCTGAGTGACATCCGGCAACTGTTCCTGCCCAACGAACAGCCCTTCTATGCTGCCTTTGGGAACAGGCCCAAC GATGTCACTGCCTACCAGCAGGTGGGCCTCCCTGAATCTCGAATCTTCACAGTCAACCCCCGGGGAGAGCTCATCCAGGAGCTCATGAAGAACCACAAATCCAC CTACGAGCGGCTGGGCGAGGTGGTTGAGCTCCTCTTCCCACCTGTGGCCCGTGGCCCCAGCGCAGACCTGGCCAGCCCTGAATACAGCAACTTCTGCTACTGGCGGGAGCCACTGGTTACTGTGGACCTCGATGCCCTGGCCTGA
- the LPIN3 gene encoding phosphatidate phosphatase LPIN3 isoform X2 yields MNYVGQLAGTVLGTMKDIYRGLNPATLSGGIDVLVVKQVDGSFRCSPFHVRFGKLGVLRSREKVVDIEINGEPVDLHMKLGDSGEAFFIQELESDDEHVPPCLCTSPIPCGDLSGLPSDSQVSTASEPEAISDGVPSTGRKKRLRRRKPRRKEGTVAANSSSEELEMGTESELSLLEKPRPEPPGPLSSIRSEGESLPQARDIYPYSDGEWGPQASLPPGGLTSPKSDSELELRTPEPSPPRAESHIQWAWGRLPKVAKAEWPESSKVADGRAGSACPLRGEPSTPSASVAGADPLGPLILQAGAGTDLPPTDAEPPALVGSPLPTPERKETTPQSHRDAGLPLPSKSWSWATLEVPVATRQPEGGSGRKEKFNQHIVSYQDLVQNPGLLEHPNLVVKINEKHYNWAVAAPMILSLQAFQRNLPKSTVDKLEKEKMPRKGGRWWFSWRRRDFPAGESSAQTEKTTAREQQGEKTDVLSSEDDAPESPVILDASSLPPLTPAYKKSLRLSSNQIRRLNLQEGANDVVFSVTTQYQGTCRCRATIYLWKWDDKVVISDIDGTITKSDALGHILPQLGKDWTHQGITSLYHKIHLNGYKFLYCSARAIGMADLTKNYLQWVSERGCSLPKGPILLSPSSLFSALHREVIEKKPEVFKIACLSDIRQLFLPNEQPFYAAFGNRPNDVTAYQQVGLPESRIFTVNPRGELIQELMKNHKSTYERLGEVVELLFPPVARGPSADLASPEYSNFCYWREPLVTVDLDALA; encoded by the exons ATGAACTACGTGGGGCAACTGGCAGGGACGGTGTTGGGGACGATGAAGGACATATACCGAGGCCTGAACCCGGCCACGCTGAGTGGTGGCATTGACGTGCTGGTGGTGAAGCAGGTGGACGGCTCCTTCCGATGCTCGCCCTTCCACGTGCGCTTCGGCAAGCTCGGCGTCCTGCGGTCTCGGGAGAAGGTG GTCGACATCGAGATCAACGGGGAGCCTGTGGACTTGCACATGAAGCTGGGGGACAGCGGGGAGGCCTTCTTCATCCAGGAGCTGGAAAGCGATGAT GAACACGTACCTCCGTGTCTGTGCACATCGCCCATCCCTTGTGGGGACCTGTCTGGGCTCCCCTCAGACTCCCAGGTGAGCACAGCCAGTGAGCCCGAGGCCATCTCTGACGGGGTGCCCTCCACTGGGCGGAAGAAGAGGCTTCGCAGGAGGAAGCCCAGGCGGAAGGAGGGCACGGTGGCAGCCAATTCTAGTTCGGAGGAGCTGGAGATGGGCACTGAGAGTGAGCTGTCCCTGCTGGAAAAGCCAAGACCAGAGCCCCCAGG CCCCCTCAGCAGCATCCGGTCAGAAGGGGAGTCCTTACCGCAAGCCAGAGACATCTACCCCTACTCTGATGGCGAGTGGGGCCCCCAGGCCAG CCTCCCGCCGGGGGGACTCACGTCCCCTAAGAGTGACTCAGAGCTGGAGCTGCGGACCCCCGAGCCCAGCCCCCCACGAGCTGAATCCCACATACAGTGGGCCTGGGGGAGGCTGCCGAAG GTGGCCAAAGCAGAGTGGCCTGAGTCCTCGAAGGTCGCTGATGGCAGGGCTGGGTCAGCCTGTCCTCTTCGGGGAGAGCCCAGCACCCCCTCCGCTTCTGTGGCTGGTGCGGACCCTTTGGGACCCCTAATCCTGCAAGCAGGGGCTGGTACCGACCTTCCTCCTACTGACGCGGAGCCTCCCGCTTTGGTgggctcccctctccccactcctgagAGAAAGGAGACCACACCTCAGAGCCACAGGGATGCAGGCCTGCCTCTTCCCTCGAAATCCTGGAGCTGGGCCACCCTGGAGGTCCCAGTGGCCACCAGGCAACCAGAGGGGGGCTCTGGGAGGAAAG AGAAGTTCAACCAGCACATCGTCTCCTACCAGGACCTAGTCCAAAACCCTGGCCTCCTTGAGCACCCAAACCTGGTGGTGAAGATCAATGAGAA GCATTACAACTGGGCTGTGGCTGCCCCCATGATCCTCTCCCTGCAAGCCTTCCagagaaacttgcccaag AGCACCGTGGACAAACTGGAAAAGGAGAAGATGCCCAGGAAGGGTGGACGGTGGTGGTTTTCCTGGCGACGCCGGGACTTCCCTGCTGGGGAG AGCAGTGCCCAGACTGAGAAAACCACAGCCCGGGAGCAGCAGGG GGAGAAGACTGATGTCCTGAGTAGTGAAGATGATGCCCCAGAGAGCCCTGTGATCCTGGATGCCTCCTCTCTGCCACCCTTGACTCCCGCCTACAAGAAGTCCCTCCGCCTCTCCTCTAATCAGATA CGGCGCCTGAACCTGCAAGAAGGTGCCAATGACGTGGTCTTCAGTGTGACCACCCAGTACCAGGGCACCTGCCGCTGCAGGGCCACCATCTATCTGTGGAAGTGGGACGACAAGGTGGTCATCTCGGACATCGACGGGACCATTACCAA GTCGGACGCTCTGGGCCATATTCTGCCCCAGCTGGGGAAAGACTGGACACACCAGGGCATCACCAGTCTCTACCACAAAATCCACCT AAACGGGTACAAGTTCCTGTACTGCTCGGCACGGGCCATTGGCATGGCTGACCTCACCAAGAACTACCTACAGTGGGTGAGCGAGCGGGGCTGCAGCCTCCCCAAGGGCCCCATCCTGCTGTCTCCCAGCAGCCTCTTCTCCGCCCTCCACAG GGAGGTGATTGAGAAGAAACCAGAGGTGTTCAAAATTGCCTGCCTGAGTGACATCCGGCAACTGTTCCTGCCCAACGAACAGCCCTTCTATGCTGCCTTTGGGAACAGGCCCAAC GATGTCACTGCCTACCAGCAGGTGGGCCTCCCTGAATCTCGAATCTTCACAGTCAACCCCCGGGGAGAGCTCATCCAGGAGCTCATGAAGAACCACAAATCCAC CTACGAGCGGCTGGGCGAGGTGGTTGAGCTCCTCTTCCCACCTGTGGCCCGTGGCCCCAGCGCAGACCTGGCCAGCCCTGAATACAGCAACTTCTGCTACTGGCGGGAGCCACTGGTTACTGTGGACCTCGATGCCCTGGCCTGA